A window from Kovacikia minuta CCNUW1 encodes these proteins:
- a CDS encoding anti-sigma factor family protein, translated as MTYDFDSHNDNLEPTPANQPSPLSASLGTIQRDRFELLSAYLDGEVTAAERKQVEEWLANDPTVQQLHTRLLKLRHAFQTIPTPSPQQSAQETVDQVFARVERKSRLSLIWGGAALAALFVGVLATLSMGDRSFAPQIASSPEQIESPQTGTTSETLLVALDRPLVAIPKAPVAQPAASDRNSSEFAPNVESTVR; from the coding sequence ATGACTTACGACTTTGACTCCCACAACGATAATCTTGAACCTACTCCGGCAAACCAACCGTCGCCCTTGTCGGCATCTTTAGGTACGATTCAGCGCGATCGCTTTGAGTTGCTGAGTGCTTACCTGGACGGTGAGGTGACGGCAGCGGAACGCAAACAGGTAGAGGAATGGTTGGCGAACGATCCGACTGTTCAACAACTCCATACTCGCCTGCTCAAGCTGCGGCACGCTTTCCAAACGATTCCCACCCCCTCTCCCCAACAGTCTGCCCAGGAAACTGTGGATCAGGTATTTGCACGGGTAGAGCGGAAATCGAGACTGTCTTTGATTTGGGGCGGGGCGGCACTTGCGGCATTGTTTGTCGGTGTGCTGGCAACCCTGTCTATGGGCGATCGTTCCTTCGCTCCCCAAATTGCCAGCTCTCCTGAACAAATCGAGTCCCCTCAGACAGGCACCACTTCTGAAACGCTTTTGGTCGCGCTCGATCGGCCTCTGGTTGCAATTCCAAAAGCTCCTGTGGCTCAACCGGCTGCATCTGATAGAAACTCCTCCGAATTTGCTCCTAACGTGGAATCGACGGTTCGATAG
- a CDS encoding IS4 family transposase, producing MFQHQSVNIRQISQNRAEQIGYYRFLENENVTISELVRSVADQCQAQVEGLHVLSISDSSEVNLQSHAGRLKPQGLGVVGNDRDVGFFIHPTLVLNAETGFPLGLSTIHLWSRDIDHSDKHQRDYQHLPIEEKESYKWLRSAEGSNRCLRAGGARLITHIGDRESDLYEEWATVPDAQTHLLIRVCQNRRLWHQSLSLYDYLTIQPVQGSYTVQVVEDPRRGQTAREALLVVRVAKVEIRRPDNLNAHDYPPSVGLYAVEAQEVNPPPGQQPIHWRLLTTHEVVCLEQALQVIQWYCWRWRIEQLFATLKQAGLNLEATQLESVDAIQRLTVLALSIAVRVLQLVEGRDNPELSASVAFSDEQQQCLTQLEPTLQGHTQKQQNPHPPSSLAWATWLIARLGGWSGYRSQRPPGMPTLIHGLRQFEAIFIGWKLAQAPLVCTR from the coding sequence ATGTTTCAGCACCAATCGGTAAACATTCGCCAAATCAGCCAAAATCGAGCTGAACAGATTGGCTACTATCGTTTCTTGGAGAATGAAAACGTGACGATATCCGAGTTAGTGCGGAGTGTTGCTGACCAGTGCCAGGCGCAGGTGGAAGGATTGCATGTGTTATCGATTAGTGATAGCAGTGAGGTTAACTTGCAGTCCCATGCAGGGCGGTTAAAGCCGCAAGGACTTGGGGTCGTTGGCAACGACCGAGATGTTGGGTTTTTCATTCATCCAACCCTGGTGCTGAATGCCGAGACTGGCTTTCCATTAGGGTTAAGTACCATTCATTTGTGGAGTCGTGACATCGACCATAGCGATAAACATCAACGCGACTATCAACACCTGCCGATTGAGGAAAAGGAATCCTACAAATGGCTGCGATCGGCTGAAGGCAGCAACCGATGTTTGAGGGCTGGAGGAGCGAGGTTAATCACTCATATCGGCGACCGTGAAAGCGACCTGTATGAAGAATGGGCGACGGTTCCAGACGCTCAAACCCATTTATTAATCAGGGTGTGTCAAAATCGTCGTCTGTGGCATCAGTCGTTATCGCTCTATGACTACCTGACGATTCAACCCGTTCAGGGAAGTTACACCGTGCAAGTGGTAGAAGATCCCCGTCGAGGGCAAACTGCACGAGAGGCATTGCTAGTTGTGCGTGTGGCGAAGGTTGAGATCCGGCGACCCGACAACCTCAACGCTCACGACTATCCTCCCAGTGTGGGTCTCTACGCCGTAGAGGCACAGGAAGTCAACCCACCCCCTGGACAACAACCGATTCATTGGCGACTGTTGACCACTCATGAAGTCGTTTGCTTAGAACAGGCACTCCAAGTCATTCAGTGGTACTGCTGGCGCTGGCGGATTGAACAACTGTTTGCCACCCTCAAACAGGCCGGACTCAATCTCGAAGCGACGCAACTGGAATCGGTAGATGCCATTCAACGCTTGACTGTGCTGGCGCTGTCGATTGCCGTGCGAGTCCTACAACTGGTGGAAGGGCGAGATAACCCTGAGTTATCTGCCTCTGTTGCCTTTAGCGATGAACAGCAGCAATGCCTCACTCAGCTAGAACCGACGTTGCAAGGACACACTCAAAAACAGCAGAATCCTCATCCTCCCAGTTCTTTAGCTTGGGCAACCTGGTTAATTGCTCGCTTAGGAGGATGGTCGGGTTATCGCTCCCAACGTCCCCCCGGAATGCCTACTCTAATTCATGGTTTGCGGCAGTTTGAGGCAATCTTCATCGGGTGGAAACTAGCTCAAGCCCCACTTGTGTGTACACGGTAG
- a CDS encoding glycosyltransferase gives MSHRVLIVSPKFPPINAADHQRIRMSLPYFQEFGWEPWILSVHPTYVEAVDDPLLSKTVPAHIPVTQIKALPAQLTRRFGLGDLGWRCLPYLQRTGNQLLATGKFDLVYFSTTVFLTMALAAHWRQRFGVPYVLDFQDPWVSDYYARSPGVRPPGGQFKYRFAQWAARTQEPQAMRRVSQIISVSPEYPKILGDRYPWLRDDQFTVLPFGAPVKDFELLPSLNVQQTIFNPDDGKRHWVYVGRGGKDMALALRALFSAIQAARQRNPAEWDWVRLHFVGTSYAPQGQSLKTVEPIAEELGIGDLVAEHTQRIPYFEALQTLVDSDAILLIGSDDPAYTASKLYPCVLAQKPIFAIFHQQSSVVEILKHCQAGQVVTFSAQTKPENLVAGITAQLNWLRSLPKKYQPETNWNAFQPYTAREMTRQQCAVFDRCLTTGIREKFA, from the coding sequence TTGAGCCATCGTGTTTTGATTGTCAGTCCCAAATTTCCACCGATCAATGCGGCAGACCACCAGCGAATCAGGATGTCTCTGCCGTACTTTCAGGAGTTTGGTTGGGAACCGTGGATTTTGTCTGTACATCCCACCTATGTTGAGGCGGTTGATGATCCACTCTTGAGCAAGACGGTTCCCGCCCACATCCCCGTCACCCAAATTAAGGCATTGCCAGCGCAGCTAACCCGACGGTTTGGGTTGGGAGATCTGGGTTGGCGTTGCTTGCCCTATCTTCAGCGAACAGGGAACCAACTGCTGGCAACCGGAAAGTTTGATCTGGTTTATTTTTCAACCACTGTGTTTCTAACAATGGCGCTGGCTGCCCATTGGAGGCAGCGTTTTGGTGTTCCCTATGTCTTGGATTTCCAAGATCCGTGGGTGAGTGATTATTATGCCCGATCGCCTGGGGTTCGTCCTCCCGGTGGGCAATTCAAATATCGGTTTGCCCAGTGGGCTGCCCGCACCCAGGAACCCCAGGCGATGCGGCGAGTTAGTCAGATTATTAGTGTTTCTCCGGAGTACCCCAAAATATTGGGCGATCGCTATCCCTGGCTCCGCGACGATCAGTTTACGGTTTTGCCGTTTGGTGCGCCAGTGAAAGATTTTGAACTGTTGCCCAGCCTGAATGTGCAGCAGACCATTTTTAATCCTGACGATGGAAAGCGTCATTGGGTTTACGTGGGGCGGGGTGGCAAGGATATGGCGCTAGCACTGCGGGCATTATTTAGCGCGATTCAGGCAGCACGACAGCGCAATCCAGCCGAGTGGGATTGGGTGCGGCTTCATTTTGTAGGTACCAGTTATGCCCCCCAAGGTCAGTCTCTCAAAACCGTGGAGCCGATCGCTGAAGAACTGGGCATTGGCGATCTGGTTGCAGAACATACCCAGCGAATTCCTTATTTTGAAGCGTTACAAACCCTGGTAGACAGTGATGCGATTCTGCTGATTGGCTCCGATGATCCTGCCTATACCGCATCCAAACTGTACCCCTGCGTGCTGGCACAAAAACCCATTTTTGCCATTTTCCATCAGCAAAGTTCAGTGGTAGAAATTCTCAAGCACTGTCAGGCAGGGCAGGTGGTAACGTTTTCTGCTCAAACCAAACCTGAAAACCTGGTGGCAGGAATCACAGCCCAGTTGAACTGGCTACGGTCACTTCCTAAAAAGTATCAGCCAGAAACCAATTGGAACGCTTTTCAGCCCTATACAGCACGGGAAATGACCCGTCAACAATGTGCTGTTTTCGATCGTTGCCTGACAACTGGCATCAGGGAGAAATTTGCATGA